The genomic window CAAATAGGAACACTGACGGAAACTATTGCGGCAGTAAATATGGCTCATAATGCCGGATATACATCGGTAATGTCGCATCGATCAGGAGAAACAGAAGATAATACCATTGCTGACCTTGCGGTTGCTTTAAACACAGGTCAGATCAAAACAGGTTCTGCATCTCGTAGTGATCGTATGGCAAAGTATAACCAGTTATTACGTATTGAGGAGGAACTTGGTGAAGTAGCTTACTACCCTCAAAATAAAGCTTTTAAAATTGTATAATTTGATTATTCGTTAGTAGATACCTGTATGAACATAGTACTCAATACAATATTTGTTGATTACGATTGTAGAATAGATAATGTCTTTTCTAAATTTTTGAAAAGTATATCATTATTACAAGGATACTAATTACAGAAATAAATCTAAAACCGGAATTTTGACACTAGTCTGATTCCGGGTTAGATTATCATAATCTCACTGAACTTACCTTAACTTTTCTACTAACTAAATTTAGAAGTTTGAGTTTAGCTACAATCAGGATAGTTTAGTGTAATAGTAAGAATTAAATATTGAGGTTGTTCCAAGTTCGATTTAGTAATTAGGTATCTTGACAAGTCGGTTTAGTTAATGATAAAGAACCTAAACAAATTTGTTTAGCGCACAATTAGAACAAAACAGGATAATTAAAGAAATATCGCAAGGATTTAAGGTTTCTTTAACCTTCAATTCTTTATAAATTCAAAAGAAAAAAAGGATAATTTGTAAATTTAGGCCTTTAAAATAAATTAGATATATGTCAGAGAAAGCAACGATTACAATTGATGGTAAATCTTATGAATTCCCAATAATTACCGGAACTGAAAATGAAAAGGGAATTGATATTAAAAATCTGAGAAATGCCTCTGGCGGAATTACAACCCTTGACCCGGGTTTTAAAAATACAGGAAGCTGCGAAAGTGCCATTACCTATCTTGATGGTGAACAGGGCATCTTAAGATATAGAGGATACGCAATTGAGGATTTAGCAGATAAAGCAAACTTCCTGGAAGTAGCTTATTTGTTAATCTTTGGAGAATTACCTACTAAAGCGCAATTGTCAAAATTTGATCAGGATATTAAAGAAGAGTCTCATGTAGATGAAGATATGAAGAAAATCCTGGATGGTTTTCCTAAAAGTGCTCACCCTATGGGGGTATTATCTTCGTTAACTAGTGCTTTAATCGCTTTTAATCCTTCATCCGTTGATGTGGATTCTGAAGAAGCTATGTACGAAGCTATTGTTACTATTATGGCAAAGTTTCCAGTATTAGCAGCCTGGACCATGCGAAAGCGAAAAAGCCTACCTTTGGATTATGGTGATAATTCTTTAGGTTATGTAGAGAATTTGCATAAAATGATGTTCTCAAAACCTAATAAAACCTATGAGTCTAATAAAATTGTAAATGACGCTTTAGACAAGTTATTAATTTTACATGCTGATCACGAACAGAACTGTTCCACCTCAACGGTACGGATGGTTGGTTCTTCTCACGCTGGATTATTTGCTTCTATCTCTGCGGGTATTTCTGCGCTTTGGGGACCTCTTCATGGTGGAGCAAACCAGGCAGTAATTGAGATGCTGGAAGCAATTAAAACTGATGGTGGTGATACTGCTAAATATATTGATAAAGCTAAAGATAAGGAGGACTCTTTCCGTTTAATGGGATTTGGTCACCGGGTGTATAAGAATTTTGATCCGCGGGCTAAAATCATTAAAAAATCAGCCGATGAAGTCTTAGGAGATTTAGGAATTGAAGATCCGGTACTTGATATTGCTAAAGGTCTGGCACAAGTTGCTCTAAAAGATGATTACTTCGTACAACGTAAATTATATCCTAACGTGGACTTTTATTCCGGGATTATTTACCGGGCGTTGGGGATACCTACTGAAATGTTTACGGTAATGTTTGCTCTGGGACGATTACCAGGATGGATTGCCCAATGGCGTGAAATGCGACTTCGAAAAGAACCTATTGGTCGACCAAGACAAATTTATATTGGTGAAACCCATCGGGAGTTTAAATCGGTATCTGAAAGGTAATATTTACCTAACATAATGTAAAGGCCAAATAAATGAAAGTAGTTGATTTTATCTGGCCTTTTGCATTTTCAATAACTTTACAGGAAGTTATATAAATAATTTTAAATTATTCTTATTAAAATTTGGATTTAGTCCCTAAATAATTAGTTTTAGACCGGCCTTTCATATCCCAATTATTATTATTAAACTTAGCTACTTGAACACAATTCCAATTCATATTACTAACGAAACTTCAAGATTACGGTCAGTGGTATTAGGAATTGCCACAAGTAATGGTCCGGTACCTAGGGTTGAAGATGCGTATGATCCGAAATCAATCGAACATATTAATAAAGGTACTTATCCTTCTGAAAAAAATATGGTACAAGAGTTAGATGCAGTGGCTTCGGTTCTTGAAAAATATGACGTAAAAGTATATCGTCCGGAAGTTATTAAAAATTGTAATCAAATTTTTACAAGAGATATTGCCTTAGTAGTAGAAGACTATTTTATTAAAACGAATATTCTTCCGGATCGGGAAAATGAAATAAAAGCAATTAATCATGTAGTTAGTCAAATCACACCGGAAAAAGTTATAAATGTAGAAGATCAAAACATTCATTTTGAAGGTGGGGATATCATCATGTACCAGAATTATATCTTTATCGGCACTTATAAAGGAGCAGATTATTCGGATTGTATTGTAGCCCGAACAAATATGAAAGGGGTACAGTTTTTTAAGGATTTTTTTCCTAATAAGAAAGTGATTGAATTCGATTTGCAAAAGTCCATGCAAGACCCTAAGGATAATGCATTACATTTAGATTGTTGTTTTCAACCTGTGGGAAAAGAGTATGCAATTATTCATAAAGAAGGGTTTAAGGATGTCCGAGATTATGAATTTTTAGTAAAGCTTTTTGGTAATGAAAAGCTATTTCATATTACCAAAGAAGAAATGTATTATATGAATTCTAATATTTTTTCTATTGCAGAAGACGTGGTTATTTCTGAAAAGGGATTTACAAGATTAAACCGTTGGCTTCGTAGTTTACAGATTACGGTAGAAGAAGTACCGTATGCTGAAATTGCTAAGCAGGAGGGCTTACTCCGGTGTTCTACCTTACCACTGTTTAGAGATTATTAATGATCAATCATAAAAAATGGCGCAGAGTACTAATACAATACTGATGGTTAGGCCTTCAAGTTTTGAAAAAAACGAGCAGACTGCCGTAAATAATTATTACCAAAAGGATACTAACCAGTCTAAAGAAGAAATTCTTGAAAAAGCACAAAAGGAATTTGATCAATTAGTAGCAAAACTTACTGAAGCTGGCGTTACTATTATAACGGTTCAGGAAGATCCGAACCATAAAACTCCGGATGCAGTTTTTCCTAATAACTGGATTTCTTTTCATAAAGATGCAACTATTGGTATTTATCCTATGTTTGCCCCCAATCGCAGGTTGGAGCGGAGGCAGGAAGTCCTACAGCAAGTAGAAGAAGCGGGTTTTATGATTGAAAACGTATTAGATTATACAACTGCCGAAGATGAAGAATTATTTCTGGAAGGAACGGGTAGCCTGGTATTAGATCGGGTTCATCAAAAAGCGTACTGCGCCTTATCAGAGCGTGCTAATGAAGGTTTGGTTGTTGAATTCTGTGAAGATTTTGAATTTACCCCGGTGATTTTTACGGCATATCAAACGGTTGGAAACAAAAGATTACCCATCTATCATACCAATGTGATGATGAGTGTTGCCAGTAGTTTTGCCATGATTTGTTTAGATAGTATCGATAATAAAAAAGAGCGGAAGAATGTTGTCAAACATTTAAAACAAGATGGTAAAGAAATTATAGATCTAACCGAAGCTCAAATCAATCAATTTGCCGGAAACACATTGCAGGTTACAAATAATATAGGCGAAGAACTTCTGGTCATGTCTCAGTCGGCTTATCATAGTTTAACCAAAGGGCAACTAGCTATCATTTCAAAGCATTCTAAAATCCTGTATAGTGACCTGACTACCATTGAAACTTTAGGTGGAGGAAGTGCCCGATGTATGATGGCTGAAGTTTTTCTACCTAAAAAAACGTAATTTTAAGGTAGAAACTTGTTATAATGCTTTCAAAGAAAACAAAATACGGATTAAAAGCTATGATCTACATAGCAAAAAATTATACGGAAAAACCTGTACTTATTTCTGAAATAGCAGAGAAAGAGCATATTTCACAAAAGTTTTTAGAAAGTATCCTATTGACTCTTAAAAAGAATGAGTTGTTAGCTTCAAAAAAAGGAAAGGGCGGGGGATACCTAATGATTAAAAACCCGGAAGATATCGCCATGGTGGATATCATACGGATATTAGAAGGGCCTATCGCGATGGTTCCTTGCGTTAGTCTTAATTTTTATAAACGTTGCGAAGATTGCCAGGACGAAGAAGCTTGTGCGGTCAATGAATTAATGATTGAGGTTAGGGATCAAACTCTTAAAGTTTTAGCTAACAAAACGCTTGCGGATTTTATA from Aquimarina sp. ERC-38 includes these protein-coding regions:
- a CDS encoding RrF2 family transcriptional regulator, whose product is MLSKKTKYGLKAMIYIAKNYTEKPVLISEIAEKEHISQKFLESILLTLKKNELLASKKGKGGGYLMIKNPEDIAMVDIIRILEGPIAMVPCVSLNFYKRCEDCQDEEACAVNELMIEVRDQTLKVLANKTLADFINKDIQ
- the ctlX gene encoding citrulline utilization hydrolase CtlX, with the protein product MAQSTNTILMVRPSSFEKNEQTAVNNYYQKDTNQSKEEILEKAQKEFDQLVAKLTEAGVTIITVQEDPNHKTPDAVFPNNWISFHKDATIGIYPMFAPNRRLERRQEVLQQVEEAGFMIENVLDYTTAEDEELFLEGTGSLVLDRVHQKAYCALSERANEGLVVEFCEDFEFTPVIFTAYQTVGNKRLPIYHTNVMMSVASSFAMICLDSIDNKKERKNVVKHLKQDGKEIIDLTEAQINQFAGNTLQVTNNIGEELLVMSQSAYHSLTKGQLAIISKHSKILYSDLTTIETLGGGSARCMMAEVFLPKKT
- a CDS encoding dimethylarginine dimethylaminohydrolase family protein; this translates as MNTIPIHITNETSRLRSVVLGIATSNGPVPRVEDAYDPKSIEHINKGTYPSEKNMVQELDAVASVLEKYDVKVYRPEVIKNCNQIFTRDIALVVEDYFIKTNILPDRENEIKAINHVVSQITPEKVINVEDQNIHFEGGDIIMYQNYIFIGTYKGADYSDCIVARTNMKGVQFFKDFFPNKKVIEFDLQKSMQDPKDNALHLDCCFQPVGKEYAIIHKEGFKDVRDYEFLVKLFGNEKLFHITKEEMYYMNSNIFSIAEDVVISEKGFTRLNRWLRSLQITVEEVPYAEIAKQEGLLRCSTLPLFRDY
- a CDS encoding citrate synthase; the encoded protein is MSEKATITIDGKSYEFPIITGTENEKGIDIKNLRNASGGITTLDPGFKNTGSCESAITYLDGEQGILRYRGYAIEDLADKANFLEVAYLLIFGELPTKAQLSKFDQDIKEESHVDEDMKKILDGFPKSAHPMGVLSSLTSALIAFNPSSVDVDSEEAMYEAIVTIMAKFPVLAAWTMRKRKSLPLDYGDNSLGYVENLHKMMFSKPNKTYESNKIVNDALDKLLILHADHEQNCSTSTVRMVGSSHAGLFASISAGISALWGPLHGGANQAVIEMLEAIKTDGGDTAKYIDKAKDKEDSFRLMGFGHRVYKNFDPRAKIIKKSADEVLGDLGIEDPVLDIAKGLAQVALKDDYFVQRKLYPNVDFYSGIIYRALGIPTEMFTVMFALGRLPGWIAQWREMRLRKEPIGRPRQIYIGETHREFKSVSER